One Actinomadura viridis genomic region harbors:
- a CDS encoding ester cyclase produces the protein MSVQTNADTAADTNNLDWSSPEEQKHVEMVLGLYDEVFNKRDVDAADKFFTGNFRQHNPLYGVGVTGIKGFTKEFWHSTFPDLNINVEVAFAQNDRVLTFTTWTGTEARTGRELRVLVSEIYRFWNGKIAEHWDVLEYTELEPFGIVRPKQWQPSSPLDRGGTPAQQENLRRILTYLEEVPIQDLSLAHKYISADFEQFEPLVIEEGLEGFKACFSGFKPFAPDLAVAPDNIVCGTNYAGAIWNSYGHYPETGDKFIMPTCDLYRIKDGMFVKHWGLVDYTDIVALLGFNPKKYLKEQRDQKLAEQAAG, from the coding sequence ATGAGCGTCCAGACCAACGCCGACACCGCTGCTGACACCAACAACCTCGACTGGAGCTCGCCCGAGGAGCAGAAGCACGTCGAGATGGTGCTGGGCCTCTACGACGAGGTCTTCAACAAGCGCGACGTCGACGCGGCGGACAAGTTCTTCACCGGCAACTTCCGCCAGCACAACCCGCTCTACGGCGTCGGCGTCACCGGCATCAAGGGCTTCACCAAGGAGTTCTGGCACTCGACCTTCCCCGACCTGAACATCAACGTCGAGGTGGCCTTCGCCCAGAACGACCGCGTCCTGACCTTCACCACCTGGACCGGCACCGAGGCCCGGACCGGCCGGGAGCTGCGGGTCCTGGTCTCCGAGATCTACCGGTTCTGGAACGGGAAGATCGCCGAGCACTGGGACGTGCTGGAGTACACCGAGCTGGAGCCGTTCGGCATCGTGCGGCCCAAGCAGTGGCAGCCCAGCTCGCCGCTCGACCGCGGCGGCACACCCGCCCAGCAGGAGAACCTCCGCCGGATCCTCACCTACCTGGAGGAGGTGCCGATCCAGGACCTCTCCCTGGCGCACAAGTACATCTCCGCGGACTTCGAGCAGTTCGAGCCGCTGGTGATCGAGGAGGGCCTGGAGGGGTTCAAGGCGTGCTTCTCCGGATTCAAGCCGTTCGCCCCGGACCTGGCGGTGGCGCCGGACAACATCGTGTGCGGCACCAACTACGCCGGCGCCATCTGGAATTCCTACGGTCACTACCCGGAGACCGGTGACAAGTTCATCATGCCGACCTGTGACCTGTACCGGATCAAGGACGGCATGTTCGTCAAGCACTGGGGCCTGGTCGACTACACCGACATCGTCGCCCTGCTGGGCTTCAACCCGAAGAAGTACCTGAAGGAGCAGCGCGACCAGAAGCTGGCGGAGCAGGCTGCCGGCTGA
- a CDS encoding DUF3050 domain-containing protein, with protein sequence MSRYDWGKENSAIDELKLRIEPVRVEVIKHPIYSRLSTLEEVNVFNEHHVFAVWDFMSLLKSLQQRLTCVEVPWVPRGSSESRRLVNDIVLVEESDELGDGFISHFELYVQGMDQAGADIGTVTTFLDLIGSGTPVRTALTEAGVPAAAAEFVRRTWDIIEHAPLHCQAAAFAFGREDLIPEMFDQVIKIDDHGGKLAKFRDYLARHIEVDGEEHTPMAMAMLADLCGDDPAKWDECAETITTALRARIELWDGITAAVDALS encoded by the coding sequence ATGTCCCGTTACGATTGGGGCAAAGAAAACTCGGCCATCGACGAACTGAAGCTGCGGATCGAGCCGGTCCGGGTCGAAGTGATCAAGCATCCGATCTACAGCCGGCTCAGCACGCTCGAAGAGGTCAACGTCTTCAACGAGCACCACGTCTTCGCGGTCTGGGACTTCATGTCCCTGCTCAAGAGCCTGCAGCAGCGGCTCACCTGCGTGGAGGTGCCCTGGGTTCCCCGCGGCTCCAGCGAGAGCCGCCGGCTGGTCAACGACATCGTCCTGGTGGAGGAGAGCGACGAGCTCGGCGACGGCTTCATCAGCCACTTCGAGCTCTACGTCCAGGGCATGGACCAGGCGGGCGCCGACATCGGGACCGTCACGACCTTCCTCGACCTGATCGGTTCGGGCACCCCCGTCCGCACCGCCCTGACCGAGGCCGGCGTGCCCGCCGCCGCCGCCGAGTTCGTCCGGCGGACCTGGGACATCATCGAGCACGCCCCGCTGCACTGCCAGGCCGCGGCCTTCGCGTTCGGCCGCGAGGACCTCATCCCGGAGATGTTCGACCAGGTCATCAAGATCGACGACCATGGCGGCAAGCTCGCCAAGTTCCGCGACTACCTCGCCCGGCACATCGAGGTCGACGGCGAGGAGCACACGCCGATGGCCATGGCCATGCTCGCCGACCTGTGCGGCGACGACCCGGCCAAGTGGGACGAGTGCGCCGAGACCATCACCACCGCGCTGCGCGCCCGCATCGAGCTGTGGGACGGGATCACCGCGGCGGTCGACGCCCTGTCCTGA
- a CDS encoding DegT/DnrJ/EryC1/StrS family aminotransferase, translating into MSDIAGAQITDPAGTREADTARPIPFFSQAATFEELWPSIARNVGAVMDRGKYSHGRQVGELEKAIASYTGARHAVAVNNGTDALVLLLRAAGIRPGQEVIVPAFTFVASATSVALARAKPVFADIDPESYSLDPVSMAAAVTPRTAAVMPVHLFWQMADMTAIMDVARRHDLMVLEDSAEAIGMRWDGVHAGLLGKGGVLSFFPSKTLGAVGDAGMILTDDTEVAERAAILRHHGRMGKTIDHIAGISNLSGASGTNSKMDDIQAAVLLAKLARLDDDIARRAVLARAYDERLRDMPGVLRTPVVKARDAETNPVFYVYLIEVESRDALAAHLAERGVGTETYYPTPLHLQPCFADLGHRRGDFPNAEAACARTIALPFYPDLALADVDRVCDIIREFYSGRRA; encoded by the coding sequence GTGAGCGACATCGCCGGAGCACAGATCACCGATCCCGCCGGGACGCGGGAGGCGGACACCGCGCGGCCGATCCCGTTCTTCTCGCAGGCCGCGACGTTCGAGGAGCTGTGGCCCTCGATCGCGCGGAACGTCGGCGCGGTGATGGACCGCGGGAAGTACTCCCACGGCCGCCAGGTCGGCGAGCTGGAGAAGGCCATCGCCTCCTACACCGGGGCCCGGCACGCCGTCGCCGTGAACAACGGGACCGACGCCCTGGTGCTGCTGCTGCGGGCGGCCGGGATCCGGCCCGGGCAGGAGGTGATCGTCCCGGCGTTCACCTTCGTGGCCTCGGCGACCTCGGTCGCGCTGGCGCGGGCCAAGCCGGTCTTCGCCGACATCGATCCCGAGAGCTACTCCCTGGACCCCGTGAGCATGGCCGCCGCGGTGACCCCGCGCACCGCGGCGGTCATGCCCGTCCACCTCTTCTGGCAGATGGCCGACATGACCGCGATCATGGACGTGGCGCGCCGCCACGACCTGATGGTGCTGGAGGACAGCGCCGAGGCGATCGGCATGCGCTGGGACGGCGTGCACGCCGGCCTGCTGGGCAAGGGCGGCGTGCTGTCGTTCTTCCCCTCCAAGACGCTGGGCGCCGTGGGCGACGCCGGCATGATCCTCACCGACGACACCGAGGTGGCCGAACGCGCCGCCATCCTCCGGCACCACGGCCGGATGGGCAAGACGATCGACCACATCGCGGGCATCTCCAACCTGTCGGGCGCCTCCGGCACCAACAGCAAGATGGACGACATCCAGGCGGCCGTGCTGCTGGCCAAGCTGGCCCGCCTGGACGACGACATCGCCCGCCGCGCCGTCCTCGCCCGGGCCTACGACGAGCGCCTGCGCGACATGCCGGGCGTGCTGAGGACGCCGGTGGTCAAGGCGCGCGACGCCGAGACGAACCCGGTGTTCTACGTCTACCTCATCGAGGTGGAGAGCCGCGACGCCCTGGCCGCCCACCTGGCGGAGCGGGGCGTCGGGACCGAGACCTACTACCCGACTCCGCTGCACCTGCAGCCCTGCTTCGCCGATCTGGGGCACCGCCGCGGGGACTTCCCCAACGCCGAGGCCGCGTGCGCCCGGACGATCGCCCTGCCCTTCTACCCCGACCTCGCACTGGCGGACGTCGACAGGGTCTGCGACATCATCCGCGAGTTCTACTCCGGGAGGCGAGCGTGA
- a CDS encoding DegT/DnrJ/EryC1/StrS family aminotransferase, giving the protein MTLPFFPPDLFEGDRDVLLKLLHEVGTDPEQKFILGRRTAALEKELREMTGAGDVIACGSGTGALTLAVHALDIGPGDEVIVPAFCCQPVASTVANVGATPVFADADPWTMVLDPDAVESLITERTRAIMPAHVFSIMADMPRIAEIAARHDLPVIEDAAVAQGAVLDGRPAGLWGDLGVFSFFQVKAFGTAGEGGVVLTDRPELARRVRELRNHGQDGITRFLHHRIGHNSRFDEIIAAFQLHRLPGFPDRLERRAQIADYYTERFTPLRDRGVVAPPPGRNGRCYYVYSLLIERREDLRAYLTERGIGTHIYYPVPLPLQPAFAEFAPEGVRWPGAEQVSRRNLAIPIWPHMSDADVEYVADSVCEFFD; this is encoded by the coding sequence GTGACGCTGCCGTTCTTTCCGCCCGACCTGTTCGAGGGCGACCGCGACGTCCTGCTGAAGCTGCTGCACGAGGTCGGCACCGACCCCGAGCAGAAGTTCATCCTGGGCCGGCGGACCGCCGCGCTCGAGAAGGAGCTGCGCGAGATGACCGGCGCGGGCGACGTGATCGCCTGCGGCAGCGGGACCGGGGCGCTGACCCTGGCCGTGCACGCGCTGGACATCGGCCCCGGCGACGAGGTGATCGTCCCGGCCTTCTGCTGCCAGCCGGTGGCCAGCACGGTCGCCAACGTGGGGGCGACGCCGGTCTTCGCCGACGCCGACCCGTGGACGATGGTCCTGGACCCGGACGCGGTGGAAAGCCTGATCACCGAGCGCACCCGGGCGATCATGCCCGCGCACGTGTTCTCGATCATGGCGGACATGCCGCGGATCGCGGAGATCGCGGCCCGCCACGACCTGCCCGTCATCGAGGACGCGGCGGTGGCCCAGGGCGCGGTGCTGGACGGCCGGCCCGCCGGCCTCTGGGGCGACCTGGGCGTCTTCTCCTTCTTCCAGGTGAAGGCGTTCGGCACCGCGGGCGAGGGCGGCGTCGTCCTCACCGACCGGCCCGAGCTGGCGCGGCGGGTACGCGAGCTGCGCAACCACGGGCAGGACGGGATCACCCGGTTCCTGCACCACCGGATCGGCCACAACAGCCGGTTCGACGAGATCATCGCCGCGTTCCAGCTGCACCGGCTGCCGGGCTTCCCCGACCGGCTGGAGCGCCGCGCCCAGATCGCCGACTACTACACCGAGCGCTTCACCCCCCTGCGCGACCGCGGGGTGGTGGCGCCGCCGCCGGGCCGCAACGGCCGCTGCTACTACGTGTACTCGCTGCTGATCGAGCGGCGCGAGGACCTGCGGGCCTACCTGACCGAACGCGGCATCGGGACGCACATCTACTACCCGGTCCCGCTGCCGCTGCAGCCCGCGTTCGCCGAGTTCGCCCCCGAGGGCGTGCGGTGGCCGGGCGCGGAGCAGGTCAGCCGCCGCAACCTGGCGATCCCGATCTGGCCGCACATGAGCGACGCCGACGTCGAGTACGTCGCCGACTCCGTCTGTGAATTCTTCGACTGA
- a CDS encoding class I SAM-dependent methyltransferase codes for MTPRDTTTVPPTSAFPDTAAALGAAPDTTAGEYVFDPVWDQETERLRTNEAIWDPGTFERFERLGVAPGWSCLEVGAGYGSAARRLAELAQPAFGVAPERLAGRRGPVGRVVAADLETERLGWLAGHGVEVWRHDLRADDLPEGAFDLIHARMVIQHLPDREAAVARLISALAPGGVLFLEDTDSLPLFRSVVSEDFLADIKASGYGLMRQAGHEPRGGHFDLAMLLESDLTDVSAEGRVVMMQGGSDQARHYMLWLEYMRPKIVEAGLLGHDRIDQALAEMADPAHRWLSQVMISVVGRRPR; via the coding sequence ATGACCCCACGCGACACCACCACCGTCCCCCCGACCTCCGCATTTCCGGACACCGCGGCGGCCCTCGGGGCCGCCCCTGACACGACCGCGGGGGAGTACGTCTTCGACCCGGTGTGGGACCAGGAGACCGAGCGCCTGCGCACCAACGAGGCGATCTGGGACCCCGGCACGTTCGAGCGGTTCGAGCGGCTCGGCGTGGCGCCCGGCTGGTCCTGCCTCGAGGTCGGCGCGGGTTACGGCTCGGCGGCCCGCCGGCTGGCCGAGCTCGCCCAGCCGGCCTTCGGCGTCGCCCCCGAGCGGCTGGCCGGGCGGCGCGGCCCGGTCGGCCGGGTCGTCGCCGCCGACCTGGAGACCGAACGGCTGGGCTGGCTGGCCGGCCACGGTGTCGAGGTCTGGCGGCACGACCTGCGCGCCGACGACCTGCCCGAGGGCGCGTTCGACCTGATCCACGCCCGGATGGTGATCCAGCACCTGCCGGACCGGGAGGCCGCCGTGGCCCGCCTGATCTCGGCGCTGGCCCCGGGCGGCGTGCTGTTCCTGGAGGACACCGACTCGCTGCCGCTGTTCCGCAGCGTCGTGTCCGAGGACTTCCTCGCCGACATCAAGGCGTCCGGGTACGGGCTGATGCGGCAGGCCGGGCACGAGCCCCGCGGCGGCCACTTCGACCTGGCGATGCTGCTCGAGAGCGACCTGACCGACGTGTCCGCCGAGGGCCGCGTCGTCATGATGCAGGGCGGCTCGGACCAGGCCCGGCACTACATGCTCTGGCTGGAGTACATGCGGCCCAAGATCGTCGAGGCGGGGCTGCTCGGCCACGACCGGATCGACCAGGCCCTGGCCGAGATGGCCGACCCGGCCCACCGGTGGCTCAGCCAGGTCATGATCTCCGTCGTCGGGCGCCGGCCGCGGTAG
- a CDS encoding UbiA family prenyltransferase has product MTTLDAGSPAPAQATFRRKARAYAKLGKLSFYDYYLSALVAWTLLVPALRDEPRVLGMLVLLSLGWVGVVAATVTFDDVTGYRDGSDQRNYDPSQGELRSRERKPLLDGHLTVREAVRFGYASIAWAVVMLAAAVAVAPQRPWWAVALTAMVLLTSVQYSHGLKFSYRGGQELVLFASTGLTVLIPFALASGDASGLVLAEAYLFGLWSLLVSVYSNINDLAGDRAAGRRNMATRSSDRGYRVFVAVLTATETAAVAAVVAFGAVSAWFLLFLAPVLWVRARQVRTGLAAGDPLTARKLGIKAHRLGVVVLLAANLVLAT; this is encoded by the coding sequence ATGACGACGCTCGACGCCGGAAGCCCGGCACCCGCACAGGCGACGTTCCGGCGCAAGGCCAGGGCCTACGCCAAGCTCGGCAAGCTGTCCTTCTACGACTACTACCTGTCCGCGCTGGTGGCGTGGACGCTGCTGGTGCCGGCGCTGCGGGACGAGCCCCGCGTGCTCGGCATGCTGGTCCTGCTGTCGCTGGGCTGGGTCGGCGTGGTCGCGGCGACCGTGACCTTCGACGACGTCACCGGCTACCGGGACGGCAGCGACCAGCGCAACTACGACCCGAGCCAGGGGGAGCTGCGCAGCCGCGAGCGCAAACCCCTCCTGGACGGGCACCTGACCGTGCGGGAGGCGGTGCGGTTCGGCTACGCCTCCATCGCCTGGGCGGTGGTGATGCTGGCGGCCGCCGTCGCCGTCGCGCCGCAACGGCCGTGGTGGGCCGTCGCCCTGACGGCGATGGTGCTGCTGACCAGCGTCCAGTACTCCCACGGGCTGAAGTTCAGCTACCGCGGCGGGCAGGAACTGGTGCTCTTCGCCAGCACCGGCCTGACCGTCCTGATCCCGTTCGCGCTGGCCAGCGGCGACGCGTCCGGGCTGGTGCTGGCCGAGGCGTACCTGTTCGGGCTCTGGAGCCTGCTGGTGTCGGTGTACTCCAACATCAACGACCTGGCGGGCGACCGCGCCGCCGGCCGCCGCAACATGGCCACCCGCAGCTCGGACCGGGGCTACCGCGTGTTCGTCGCCGTCCTCACCGCCACCGAGACCGCGGCCGTGGCCGCGGTGGTGGCGTTCGGCGCGGTGTCGGCGTGGTTCCTGCTCTTCCTGGCCCCGGTGCTGTGGGTGCGGGCGCGGCAGGTGCGCACCGGACTGGCGGCCGGCGATCCGCTGACCGCGCGCAAGCTCGGGATCAAGGCGCACCGGCTCGGCGTCGTGGTGCTGCTCGCGGCCAACCTCGTGCTGGCCACCTAG
- a CDS encoding class I adenylate-forming enzyme family protein gives MGNPGKRQGAKGKVPRNIGVMFEGVADAERPVFHLDRPFDIAPKDGTRHTVGDLARLVAETSGALYEAGLRKGDRLGIVKDNHFDVVLLAAAAARIGALPAMISATNSPEVLRAIFERLEPRVLVASSSVLAAAVRDGVELAGSGTAVVAVDRGDGDGPAGVLQLEDLRGAPVPAADPVGDDEPMICTHTSGTTGVPKLVAHSANTLLGVLTKLETLPLPGLSIRPGDVVGSCIAFVHGRSITWTFAQLARPPAKVVVLADPDPATVVATLSEHRPTTLEACPNIFQLWEGLLRSNPGLFTQTRAFINTFDAIHPRTVRAFLEASGRRSPVWGQVWGQTEVGPVCMGVYTRRKLRRSRWSQDPVTSNVGRPIPFVTQVRVVDPQTRRKVRRGQEGIVLVRTKGRCLDYLGETDRHREKDWGQGWWNTGDIGVHGRTGGFRIVDREVDLIPGVSGIALESVLLERLEETSEVIVLGVPGRRPVPVLSVDGGELDPERWRKATADLPDLEDPVLIGWDEFPRTGTWKVRRPVLRERLFGTKETYGTGRWT, from the coding sequence ATGGGGAACCCAGGGAAGAGGCAGGGCGCGAAGGGCAAGGTGCCGCGCAACATCGGCGTGATGTTCGAGGGGGTCGCCGACGCCGAGCGTCCGGTGTTCCATCTGGACCGGCCGTTCGACATCGCGCCCAAGGACGGCACCCGCCACACGGTGGGCGACCTGGCGCGGCTGGTGGCCGAGACGTCCGGCGCGCTGTACGAGGCCGGGCTGCGCAAGGGCGACCGGCTCGGCATCGTCAAGGACAACCACTTCGACGTCGTGCTCCTGGCCGCGGCGGCGGCCCGGATCGGCGCGCTGCCGGCGATGATCTCCGCCACCAACTCCCCGGAGGTGCTGCGGGCGATCTTCGAGCGGCTGGAACCGCGCGTGCTCGTGGCGAGCTCGTCGGTGCTGGCCGCCGCGGTCCGGGACGGGGTGGAGCTGGCCGGCTCCGGCACGGCCGTCGTCGCGGTGGACCGCGGGGACGGCGACGGGCCCGCCGGGGTGCTGCAGCTGGAGGACCTGCGCGGCGCGCCGGTCCCGGCCGCCGACCCGGTCGGCGACGACGAGCCGATGATCTGCACGCACACCTCGGGCACCACCGGCGTGCCCAAGCTGGTCGCCCACTCGGCGAACACGCTGCTCGGCGTGCTGACCAAGCTGGAGACGCTGCCGCTGCCCGGGCTGTCCATCCGCCCCGGCGACGTGGTCGGGTCGTGCATCGCGTTCGTCCACGGGCGCAGCATCACCTGGACGTTCGCGCAGCTCGCCCGGCCCCCGGCCAAGGTCGTCGTGCTGGCCGACCCCGACCCGGCGACCGTGGTGGCGACGCTGAGCGAGCACCGGCCGACCACCCTGGAGGCGTGCCCGAACATCTTCCAGCTCTGGGAGGGCCTGCTCCGTTCCAACCCCGGCCTCTTCACCCAGACCCGGGCGTTCATCAACACCTTCGACGCCATCCACCCCCGGACGGTCCGCGCGTTCCTGGAGGCGTCCGGGCGCCGGTCGCCGGTGTGGGGCCAGGTGTGGGGGCAGACCGAGGTCGGCCCGGTGTGCATGGGCGTCTACACGCGCCGCAAGCTGCGCCGCAGCCGCTGGTCGCAGGACCCGGTCACCAGCAACGTCGGGCGGCCGATCCCGTTCGTGACCCAGGTGCGCGTGGTCGACCCGCAGACCCGGCGCAAGGTGCGCCGCGGCCAGGAGGGCATCGTGCTGGTCCGTACCAAGGGCCGCTGCCTGGACTACCTGGGCGAGACCGACCGGCACCGGGAGAAGGACTGGGGCCAGGGCTGGTGGAACACCGGCGACATCGGCGTGCACGGCCGTACGGGCGGCTTCCGCATCGTCGACCGGGAGGTCGACCTCATCCCCGGCGTCAGCGGGATCGCGCTGGAGAGCGTGCTGCTGGAGCGCCTGGAGGAGACGTCGGAGGTCATCGTCCTCGGCGTGCCCGGCCGCAGGCCGGTACCGGTGCTCAGCGTCGACGGCGGTGAACTCGACCCCGAGCGGTGGCGGAAGGCGACCGCCGACCTGCCCGACCTGGAGGACCCCGTCCTGATCGGCTGGGACGAGTTCCCCCGCACCGGGACCTGGAAAGTGCGCCGCCCCGTGCTGCGCGAGCGGCTGTTCGGCACCAAAGAGACCTATGGGACCGGCCGCTGGACCTGA
- a CDS encoding AMP-binding protein yields MGRMKGPLNLGLMFERFAGAPRPVFVLDRPFDIAPKDGTRFTVADMARLVAETSGVLYEAGLRKGDRLGIIKDNHFDVVVLAAAAARIGALPAMISSTIRPEALRAMLGRLEPRVLVAAPSVLSAATRDGVTLVGPDTTVVTVDAADGAEPVPGTIAFGDLRGAPVPAADPVADDEPMICTHTSGTTGVPKLVVHSAATAVKVNSRLETARIPFLSTRKDDVIAACVAFVHIRSVTWLAGQLFLPPAEAVVLAGSEPGTVVATLNDHRPTTLEACPNIFQRWEGLATSHPHLFERVRAYVSTFDAIHPRTVRTFLEASPRRGVVWGQSWGQSEVGPVSLGVYTRRKMRRSAGATTAVTTNAGRPVPLIMKVRLVDPETRRKVRRGRPGIVLVRTKGRCLDYLGETDRHRAKIWDGWWNTGDIGERTRTGGLRILDREVDIIPGASGIDLESVLLERLPDASEIIVLGVPGRPPVPVVGMDGAAGGARLDPERWRAATAGLPELDAPVLIDWADFPRTGTWKVRRPELRERLFGTKTTHGTGQWT; encoded by the coding sequence ATGGGGAGAATGAAGGGGCCGCTCAACCTCGGCCTGATGTTCGAGCGGTTCGCCGGGGCGCCGCGCCCGGTGTTCGTGCTGGACCGGCCGTTCGACATCGCGCCCAAGGACGGCACCCGGTTCACGGTCGCGGACATGGCGCGGCTGGTGGCCGAGACCTCGGGCGTGCTGTACGAGGCCGGGCTGCGCAAGGGCGACCGGCTCGGGATCATCAAGGACAACCACTTCGACGTCGTCGTCCTGGCCGCGGCGGCGGCGCGGATCGGCGCGCTGCCGGCGATGATCTCCTCGACCATCCGGCCGGAGGCGCTGCGCGCCATGCTGGGCCGGCTGGAGCCGCGCGTGCTCGTCGCGGCCCCGTCGGTGCTGTCGGCGGCCACCCGGGACGGGGTGACGCTGGTCGGCCCGGACACCACGGTGGTCACCGTCGACGCGGCGGACGGCGCCGAGCCGGTCCCCGGGACGATCGCGTTCGGCGACCTGCGCGGCGCGCCGGTCCCGGCCGCCGACCCGGTCGCCGACGACGAGCCGATGATCTGCACGCACACCTCGGGCACCACCGGCGTGCCCAAGCTCGTCGTCCACTCGGCCGCCACGGCCGTCAAGGTCAACAGCCGCCTGGAGACGGCCAGGATCCCCTTCCTGTCCACCCGCAAGGACGACGTGATCGCGGCGTGCGTGGCCTTCGTGCACATCCGCAGCGTCACCTGGCTGGCGGGGCAGCTCTTCCTGCCGCCCGCGGAGGCGGTCGTGCTGGCCGGCTCCGAGCCCGGGACCGTGGTGGCGACCCTGAACGACCACCGCCCCACCACCCTGGAGGCGTGCCCGAACATCTTCCAGCGCTGGGAGGGGCTGGCCACGTCCCATCCGCACCTGTTCGAACGGGTGCGGGCGTACGTGAGCACGTTCGACGCCATCCATCCCCGTACCGTCCGCACCTTCCTCGAGGCGTCGCCCCGGCGCGGGGTGGTGTGGGGGCAGAGCTGGGGGCAGAGCGAGGTCGGCCCGGTCAGCCTCGGCGTCTACACCCGCCGGAAGATGCGCCGTTCCGCGGGCGCGACGACCGCGGTGACCACCAACGCGGGCCGGCCGGTCCCACTGATCATGAAGGTGCGGCTGGTGGACCCGGAGACCCGGCGCAAGGTGCGCCGCGGCCGTCCGGGGATCGTCCTGGTCCGCACCAAGGGCCGCTGCCTGGACTACCTCGGCGAGACCGACCGGCACCGCGCCAAGATCTGGGACGGCTGGTGGAACACCGGCGACATCGGGGAGCGGACCCGGACCGGCGGCCTGCGCATCCTGGACCGCGAGGTCGACATCATCCCCGGCGCCAGCGGCATCGACCTGGAGAGCGTCCTGCTGGAACGCCTGCCGGACGCCTCCGAGATCATCGTCCTGGGGGTCCCCGGCCGGCCGCCGGTGCCGGTGGTCGGCATGGACGGCGCGGCCGGCGGGGCGCGCCTGGACCCGGAGCGGTGGCGTGCCGCGACCGCCGGCCTCCCCGAGCTGGACGCCCCCGTCCTGATCGACTGGGCGGACTTCCCGCGCACCGGCACCTGGAAGGTGCGCCGGCCCGAACTCCGCGAGCGCCTGTTCGGGACCAAGACCACGCACGGTACGGGCCAGTGGACGTGA